Within Novosphingobium resinovorum, the genomic segment GCCCTGCGGACTGCCACCTCCCCATCGCTTCGCGACAGGGAGGATGTTAGTGCCGGTAGAACAGCGTCACGGACGCCACGTGGTTCATCCGCGTGCGTCCGCGGGTCTGATCGATGGTCTGATTCAGATAGCCCAGTTCCAGCGTCGAGGCGCCGGGAAGGCCCACTTCCGCACCGACGAAGCTGCGCAGCTGGTCGAAGCCGCTGCGTGCGCCCCAGTCGGTGTCGTTGAGCGCCACGAAACCTTCGGCATAGACCAACGCATTCACCGCATCGCTGCCGGCCTTGAGCGGGTGTTCGTAGCGGATCATCTCGCGCAGGCGCCAGCCCACGTCGCTGCCGTCCGAACGCCAGCGCTGCTCCAGCCGCGTGCGTGAGGACAACTCGCCGCCGAAAGGCTTGCCGAGGGCGAGGTTCAACTGCTGAAAGCTGCGCTCCTCGTTGATGTCGCGGCCGCCGTCGACGGGCGACACGATATGCGCGTAGCCTTGGTACAGAGTGGCCGAGGACGAGAGCTTAACCCCCACCGCTCCGCGCAGCAGCAGGGCGTCGAGGCGCGAGATGCCGTCGCCGATGCGGGGCTGGAATTCGGCGAAATAGACCACGTCGCCGGAAATCGGTCCCATCGCCGTGAGATTGATCCAGGCCTGCTCGTCCTGTGTCGTTTCCGCGTGAACGGAACTGGAGGTCAACACGGCGGCAGCGGTCAGGGCGAGGTGGGCGAGGCGCGAAATCATGGCGCGGCGATATGGCTGGAACGTGTCGCATTCATTGCTGGGGCGTCAGGTCTTGTATCGCCGACAGTCTCGCAAAGCCCTCTTTCGCGAAGGATGATCCCGCACTAGTCTGGCTGTCCAATAATAAGCAGGAGAGGTGTCATATGTTCGTGAAGCTAACCGGGGCAGACCGCACCGCGACCGCCATCAACGCCTCGCAGGTGACATTCGTGTCCCAGGTGACCGAAGGCACCCGCATCCGTTTCGGCGAAGGGCGTTCGGTCACCGTGGTGGAGCCGCTCGACGAAGTGATCGAGCGGCTGAACAAGACACTCTCCTTCCCGGAGACCTGAAGGGCTATTCCGCTTTCCAGCGCTTCAACCGGGCGCGGACTTCGGAGACGAGGTCCTCGAAGGCCGCGACCCGGGTGATGCCGTAACGCTCGGCGGTGATGTCGACGTTACCCTTGCGCCAGAAGCCGTCGGGGCACAGCAGCACGATCCTGCCGCTGCGCCCGTGAAGGCCCAGTTCGAGCAGGCTGATCGGGCTCTGCGTGCCGGGTGCGAGGTACATGACGATCACGTCCGCGCTGTCGAGCGCGGAAAGCTCCCATTCGACCTGCTGGCGGAAATGCGGCTCTTCGGCCACGGGTTTCCACGCAGGGTCCCAGTCCGGGCGGCGCGGGTTGAGGAGGATCGCGGGCTGGTCGGCGAGCGCGGCGATCAGGTCCGCCTGCCAGTCCCGCGCGACGCCCATCTCGATGCTGCCGCCGAGGAATACGCGCGGCCGGTCATGCGAGGACGGTAGCGGCGTGGGCGATACGATGACTTCGGCGGCGAGAGCAGGCGAGGAAGCGAGCGGCAGGGCCATGAGCGCGGCGGCGACGCTTTTCAGCACGGTCAGAACGAATCCTTCGCACTGCGCAGCGCTGCGAACGTCGCCACCGCGTCGCCGGAATGTTCCCAGCGCTTCTGGAGGGCGGGGTCGTCGGCGCGCAGGAAGGGATTGGTGCGCAGTTCCCGCTCCAGCTTGGTCGGCACCGTCGGCAGGCCCTTGTCGCAGCGGCGGGTGATTTCCTCGGCGTAGGCCTGGAGGTCGGCGTTGTCGGGATCGGCATGGAGCGCGAAGCGGGCGTTCGACGCCGTAT encodes:
- a CDS encoding nucleoside 2-deoxyribosyltransferase domain-containing protein, with product MLKSVAAALMALPLASSPALAAEVIVSPTPLPSSHDRPRVFLGGSIEMGVARDWQADLIAALADQPAILLNPRRPDWDPAWKPVAEEPHFRQQVEWELSALDSADVIVMYLAPGTQSPISLLELGLHGRSGRIVLLCPDGFWRKGNVDITAERYGITRVAAFEDLVSEVRARLKRWKAE
- a CDS encoding DUF2490 domain-containing protein, which codes for MISRLAHLALTAAAVLTSSSVHAETTQDEQAWINLTAMGPISGDVVYFAEFQPRIGDGISRLDALLLRGAVGVKLSSSATLYQGYAHIVSPVDGGRDINEERSFQQLNLALGKPFGGELSSRTRLEQRWRSDGSDVGWRLREMIRYEHPLKAGSDAVNALVYAEGFVALNDTDWGARSGFDQLRSFVGAEVGLPGASTLELGYLNQTIDQTRGRTRMNHVASVTLFYRH